In Alkalihalobacterium alkalinitrilicum, a genomic segment contains:
- a CDS encoding transposase: MKDKQGINKRLCFIAFVLSHSRYKFVEWLDRPFRTADVIRMHENAFQYFEGLPIELVYDQDALLAVSENAGDLIMTSEFTKLFSAIKIHTARIDQGIGECSSKKIYTEKEIQLISNGKSVS, translated from the coding sequence GTGAAGGACAAACAAGGGATTAACAAACGACTATGTTTTATCGCTTTTGTGCTATCTCATTCTAGATATAAATTTGTGGAATGGCTGGACCGACCGTTTCGAACAGCAGATGTGATTCGTATGCATGAAAATGCTTTCCAATACTTTGAGGGACTGCCGATTGAATTGGTATATGACCAGGATGCATTACTAGCAGTTAGTGAAAACGCTGGGGATCTTATTATGACTTCTGAATTCACAAAACTTTTTAGTGCAATTAAGATACACACCGCGAGAATAGACCAAGGGATTGGGGAATGTTCGAGTAAAAAGATTTATACAGAGAAAGAGATTCAACTAATTAGTAACGGTAAATCTGTTAGTTAA
- a CDS encoding TIGR04104 family putative zinc finger protein — translation MAQQKCESCGTVITKKEIQKSLLKGYRPIPCSNCGTVHQIKEMSKLIIAMIVTFPIVFFVLLLSTALGLSGIQTTVVGVIMLVITILSLPFIAKYELAENHEM, via the coding sequence ATGGCACAACAAAAATGTGAAAGCTGTGGTACCGTTATAACAAAAAAAGAAATACAAAAGTCACTATTAAAAGGATATCGGCCTATTCCATGTAGTAATTGCGGTACTGTCCATCAAATAAAGGAAATGTCTAAGCTTATCATTGCAATGATAGTAACATTTCCAATTGTATTTTTTGTATTATTATTATCAACGGCTTTAGGTTTATCAGGCATCCAAACAACTGTAGTAGGTGTTATTATGCTTGTTATTACAATTCTTTCATTACCATTTATTGCGAAATATGAGTTAGCAGAAAATCATGAAATGTAA
- a CDS encoding 3-keto-5-aminohexanoate cleavage protein, producing MNRKVWLEAALNGPWTRNRQPNIPIQPSDIINQAVECANAGASIIHFHAYDVSTGRETIDVETNIRIIEGIKSQLDVIVYPLVNMISQSDAVGIEAGNMRYEHMRKLAKYGLMEWMVLDPGSCNISLLNDLSNANTIDASVYINSDASTVTGLELAAEYGIHSSYAIYEPGFVRAGSALARAIRNTPPPIYRFMFTNQFSFGYPPSKQALDAYLELLKSVSPGSPWMIAGLGVDIWSLIPRAVELGGHVRVGLEDAILGTDDNNRKMVKKAAALIKEAGGTIATAADVRSMLTKM from the coding sequence ATGAATCGAAAAGTGTGGCTTGAAGCGGCATTAAATGGACCTTGGACACGAAATCGACAACCCAATATTCCCATTCAACCTTCAGATATTATAAATCAGGCAGTGGAATGTGCAAATGCAGGAGCGTCCATTATTCATTTCCATGCTTATGATGTTTCAACAGGGAGAGAGACCATTGATGTAGAGACTAACATCCGTATTATTGAAGGAATTAAATCACAGCTTGATGTAATTGTTTACCCATTGGTAAATATGATAAGTCAAAGTGATGCAGTAGGCATAGAAGCAGGAAATATGCGTTACGAGCATATGAGAAAACTTGCTAAATATGGTCTTATGGAATGGATGGTTTTGGACCCAGGTTCATGCAACATTTCACTTCTTAATGATCTAAGTAACGCAAACACTATAGATGCTAGCGTTTATATTAACTCAGATGCTAGTACTGTTACAGGGCTGGAGTTGGCCGCAGAGTATGGTATTCATTCAAGTTATGCAATCTATGAACCTGGTTTTGTAAGAGCTGGTTCTGCATTGGCTAGAGCTATTAGGAATACTCCGCCTCCAATATACCGATTTATGTTCACGAACCAATTTTCATTTGGTTACCCTCCAAGTAAACAGGCATTAGATGCTTACCTTGAATTATTGAAATCGGTGTCTCCAGGTTCACCGTGGATGATAGCAGGGTTAGGAGTTGATATTTGGTCTCTAATACCTAGAGCAGTTGAGCTGGGTGGTCATGTTCGGGTTGGTCTTGAGGATGCAATCCTTGGAACGGACGATAATAATAGGAAAATGGTAAAAAAGGCAGCAGCTCTCATTAAGGAAGCTGGAGGCACTATTGCAACAGCTGCAGATGTACGTTCTATGTTAACTAAGATGTAG
- a CDS encoding TRAP transporter large permease: MEVWIIASILFGSLLLFILLGVPVAFTMGGLSLIIGFIFWGGYASVEAFVLGSYGKVLEFVLTAVPLYILMAAILRYSDLADDMYEAIYRWLGGIKGGLAAGTTIIAAIFGAMVGIATVATATLGVTARTSMLKRGYDTRLVSGVILAGGSLGILIPPSILMVIYAAESGVSAGRLFFAGVVPGAIAAILFMGYAIVKCYMNPALGPSLKKEERYSYREKLSSLKGVTLPLLVIIIVLGTIYLGIATPTEAAAVGVIGSLISAAIKRKLVWANIKNMLIMTVKLNGMVFWLVIGAVAYARIVAVTGVGAWLAGLITDMEVNRWIILIGMQVIFFILGMFIDPAGILLMTAPLFLPVVTSLGFDPIWYGVIFVMNMCIAYMSPPFGFNLFVLRGVAPDLKMNDLYMSVIPFIILYMIAMGLVIIFPQLALWLPDLMMN; encoded by the coding sequence GTGGAAGTTTGGATTATCGCCTCAATATTGTTTGGTTCCCTTCTTTTATTTATTTTATTAGGTGTACCTGTAGCTTTTACAATGGGGGGACTCTCTCTCATTATTGGATTTATTTTCTGGGGTGGGTATGCTAGTGTAGAAGCGTTTGTACTAGGTTCCTATGGTAAAGTACTAGAGTTTGTATTAACTGCAGTTCCACTTTATATTTTAATGGCTGCTATCTTACGGTACAGTGATTTAGCAGATGATATGTATGAAGCAATCTATCGTTGGCTCGGTGGCATCAAGGGTGGGTTGGCTGCAGGGACAACGATCATAGCTGCTATTTTTGGAGCTATGGTTGGAATTGCCACGGTTGCAACCGCAACTTTAGGTGTGACCGCAAGAACATCAATGCTTAAAAGGGGGTATGATACTAGATTAGTTTCTGGTGTTATCCTTGCAGGTGGTTCATTAGGTATTTTAATTCCTCCTAGTATTTTGATGGTTATTTATGCAGCGGAGTCAGGAGTTTCTGCAGGGCGCTTGTTTTTCGCTGGTGTAGTACCAGGGGCAATTGCGGCGATCTTATTTATGGGGTATGCAATCGTTAAATGTTATATGAATCCTGCGCTAGGTCCTTCCTTAAAAAAAGAAGAACGTTACTCGTATAGAGAAAAGCTCAGTTCTTTAAAAGGAGTGACACTTCCACTCTTAGTAATTATTATCGTTTTGGGTACGATTTATTTAGGGATAGCAACTCCTACTGAAGCAGCCGCTGTAGGTGTAATCGGTTCATTAATTAGTGCGGCAATTAAAAGAAAACTGGTATGGGCAAACATAAAAAATATGTTAATTATGACAGTTAAATTAAACGGTATGGTATTTTGGTTAGTCATTGGTGCGGTCGCTTATGCTAGAATTGTAGCGGTAACAGGTGTTGGTGCTTGGCTTGCTGGACTTATTACAGATATGGAAGTCAACCGTTGGATAATATTAATCGGTATGCAAGTGATCTTCTTTATTCTAGGGATGTTTATAGATCCAGCAGGAATTCTTTTAATGACAGCACCGTTATTCTTACCTGTTGTAACTAGTTTAGGATTTGATCCGATTTGGTATGGTGTGATCTTTGTTATGAACATGTGTATTGCTTATATGTCACCACCATTTGGTTTTAATCTTTTTGTATTGAGAGGGGTAGCCCCTGATTTGAAAATGAACGATCTTTATATGTCGGTAATTCCTTTTATCATACTATATATGATTGCGATGGGTCTCGTTATCATCTTTCCACAGCTAGCTCTATGGTTACCAGATTTAATGATGAATTAA
- a CDS encoding TRAP transporter small permease subunit yields the protein MIYKIFAFITSINKAMFWVTGFMIVFLSFLVFYDVIARYFFSSPSRWGFDLSTWLTGMAAFLAGGYVLFLNEHVRVDIFYSEFSDRVKSIIDIFTAVFIFLIVIALVWTGGARVLSYYESGAISSTGLSVYLWVKWLMLPVGGLLLGLQALVNLINDIYTAITGKKLSKEGM from the coding sequence TTGATATATAAAATATTTGCTTTTATAACATCAATAAATAAAGCCATGTTTTGGGTGACGGGTTTTATGATTGTATTTCTCAGTTTTTTAGTCTTTTATGATGTAATAGCTCGCTATTTTTTCAGTAGCCCGTCAAGATGGGGATTTGACTTATCAACTTGGTTAACGGGAATGGCGGCATTTTTAGCAGGGGGATATGTATTATTTCTCAATGAACATGTACGTGTTGATATTTTTTACTCTGAGTTTTCTGATCGGGTGAAAAGTATTATTGATATCTTTACTGCAGTTTTTATTTTTTTAATTGTGATCGCTCTCGTTTGGACGGGCGGTGCACGAGTTCTTAGTTATTATGAGAGTGGAGCTATTTCAAGTACTGGATTAAGTGTTTATTTATGGGTCAAATGGTTGATGCTCCCTGTTGGCGGGTTATTATTAGGACTACAAGCATTGGTCAATTTAATAAACGATATCTACACAGCAATCACAGGGAAAAAATTATCAAAGGAGGGAATGTAG
- a CDS encoding TRAP transporter substrate-binding protein, whose amino-acid sequence MKITKSIAWMVALILLLALAGCSSSSETGSSQTEGNDSQSQEENNNEEAPSSDETFTFTLATAYQPAKHEYEPVHIGLEVFAERIKERTDGRVQLNIFYSNQLAPQDELMNALAAGSVDFAFTAPQYYGDTIPTSFFTNIPFWSQGEDHGLSLIRDTEIGEIYEREVEAYGAKVLLYGATGEYGIISKKPIRTLEDMNGLAFRAAGGLWAPWYDEMGTSPVNIAAAEIYEALQRGTIDGIPFPYHTLDAYNYHEVADYITYPAILDPAWMATYVSNKTWEKLPSDLQEIIIEVSLEIEQEIIAGSKRLTEETMKIAEETGVEVIHLSDEEYERFFESAQVVWDNFADVNEDTARIIEIMREKRQ is encoded by the coding sequence ATGAAAATAACGAAGAGTATAGCATGGATGGTGGCACTGATATTGCTCTTGGCTTTAGCAGGTTGTAGTAGTTCTTCTGAGACGGGTTCATCCCAAACGGAGGGCAATGATAGCCAAAGTCAAGAAGAAAACAATAATGAGGAAGCACCAAGCAGTGACGAAACTTTCACGTTTACATTAGCAACTGCATACCAGCCTGCAAAACATGAATACGAACCTGTTCATATCGGATTAGAAGTTTTTGCGGAGCGGATTAAAGAACGTACGGATGGGCGTGTCCAATTAAACATTTTTTATAGTAATCAATTAGCTCCACAAGATGAATTAATGAATGCTTTAGCTGCTGGATCTGTTGACTTTGCCTTTACGGCTCCACAATATTATGGGGATACGATTCCAACCTCTTTCTTTACTAATATACCATTTTGGTCACAAGGCGAAGACCATGGACTATCGTTAATCAGGGATACGGAAATTGGCGAGATCTATGAGCGCGAAGTAGAAGCATATGGTGCAAAGGTATTACTTTACGGCGCAACAGGAGAATACGGAATTATTAGTAAAAAACCAATTAGAACTCTTGAGGATATGAATGGATTGGCTTTCCGTGCGGCAGGGGGATTATGGGCTCCTTGGTATGATGAAATGGGTACTTCACCAGTAAACATTGCTGCAGCTGAAATATATGAAGCTCTTCAACGTGGAACAATAGATGGAATTCCGTTCCCTTATCATACTCTTGATGCTTACAACTATCATGAAGTAGCTGATTACATTACTTACCCTGCTATTTTAGACCCAGCTTGGATGGCAACTTATGTAAGTAATAAAACATGGGAAAAGCTTCCGAGTGATTTACAGGAAATCATCATCGAAGTTTCATTAGAGATTGAACAAGAGATTATTGCTGGTTCAAAAAGGTTAACTGAAGAAACAATGAAAATTGCTGAAGAAACTGGAGTAGAAGTCATTCACTTGTCGGATGAGGAATATGAAAGGTTTTTTGAATCTGCACAAGTCGTTTGGGATAATTTTGCAGACGTAAATGAAGATACAGCCCGTATTATTGAAATTATGCGTGAAAAAAGACAATAA
- a CDS encoding flavin reductase family protein yields the protein MKIETSNIEWLDRYKLLIGSVLPRPIAFVSSLSKNNIANLAPFSFFMGIGAEPMMLAFSVMRDHENISKDTLVNVEETKEFVVNIVGEKIVNQMNECATNFQPEIDEFEVSGLEKEPCDLVRPPRVKESDVSLECVLDRVINFGEGPGSSSLVIGKVVMIHVNDEIYANGKINTKELQPIGRLAGNEYTRASASTFSIERKRIK from the coding sequence TTGAAAATAGAAACTAGTAATATAGAATGGTTAGACCGATACAAGTTATTGATAGGATCTGTATTACCAAGACCGATTGCATTTGTTTCTTCACTAAGCAAAAACAATATTGCTAATTTAGCTCCGTTTAGTTTTTTTATGGGGATTGGAGCTGAACCGATGATGTTGGCATTTTCAGTTATGCGGGATCATGAAAACATAAGTAAGGATACGCTTGTTAATGTTGAAGAAACAAAAGAGTTCGTTGTTAATATTGTCGGTGAAAAAATAGTTAACCAAATGAATGAATGTGCTACAAATTTTCAACCTGAAATTGATGAGTTTGAAGTATCAGGTTTAGAGAAGGAACCATGTGACCTTGTTCGACCACCGCGCGTAAAAGAAAGTGATGTTAGTCTCGAATGTGTACTTGATCGAGTCATCAACTTTGGTGAAGGTCCAGGTTCGTCGAGTCTTGTCATTGGAAAAGTTGTTATGATTCATGTTAACGACGAAATATACGCAAATGGAAAAATTAACACTAAAGAACTACAACCAATTGGTAGACTTGCGGGCAATGAGTATACACGAGCAAGTGCGAGTACGTTTTCAATCGAAAGAAAAAGGATTAAATAA
- a CDS encoding class I adenylate-forming enzyme family protein: MGKLTVHHALQNAVQKNPNKSFLFFNEQSISFKELDEISNRLASSLLDEGFKKGDNIAVVALNQLEWLYTYFAAAKIGVGVVALNVRYREAEFEYMLNNSNCKGLVTINEFADFNYSQFFRGFQSKVPTIEKYIFIGGGFEGSLSFEELVHRAPNIEKLAAAQGIVQEEDTVIIIYTSGTTGRPKGTKITNKSILASARAQADHTKLTEADRIVGNLPLNHVGGITCTIHTALVSMGSVVLVPFFTADLVLEAIHYHKPTMIGGVPTMFVMMLNHKDVDKYDLSSIRICTIGGSNVEPRLCNILSEKFPEATLFNLYGLSESSGACVLTKTTDPMEKVQQSIGVPIGDFKVKVVDVNKEELPVGDVGELAFKGECIANGYFGLEKESMETFSDEWLYTGDMGSVDEEGYIYFKGRQKEVYIQGGYNVYPVEVENILATHPKVAIVAGIGVPDSFFGEVGRFYIITIPGASVTEEELKLFCRQHIADYKVPKQFEIVTELPLTPAGKVQKALLKQQYLQESEGV; encoded by the coding sequence ATGGGAAAGTTGACAGTGCACCATGCATTGCAAAATGCAGTTCAAAAAAATCCTAATAAGTCATTCCTTTTCTTTAATGAACAAAGTATCTCTTTTAAAGAATTGGACGAAATTTCAAACAGGTTAGCTTCATCTTTATTAGATGAGGGGTTTAAAAAAGGTGATAACATAGCTGTTGTTGCCCTAAATCAATTGGAATGGCTTTATACGTATTTTGCTGCTGCTAAAATAGGGGTAGGAGTCGTCGCTTTAAATGTAAGATATCGTGAGGCTGAATTTGAATATATGTTAAACAATTCAAATTGCAAAGGACTTGTAACAATAAATGAATTTGCAGATTTTAATTACTCACAATTTTTCCGAGGTTTTCAAAGTAAAGTGCCAACGATCGAAAAGTATATTTTTATCGGGGGCGGTTTTGAAGGAAGTTTATCATTTGAAGAGTTAGTCCATCGGGCACCAAATATAGAGAAATTAGCAGCAGCTCAAGGTATAGTACAAGAAGAAGATACTGTGATTATCATTTATACATCAGGCACGACTGGAAGGCCAAAAGGAACTAAAATAACGAATAAGAGTATATTAGCTTCTGCTCGAGCTCAAGCAGATCATACAAAATTAACAGAGGCCGATCGTATTGTTGGAAATCTTCCTTTAAATCATGTAGGTGGAATTACTTGTACAATTCATACTGCATTAGTAAGCATGGGTAGTGTGGTCCTCGTACCCTTCTTTACAGCAGATCTAGTTCTTGAAGCCATTCATTATCATAAACCGACGATGATTGGTGGAGTTCCAACCATGTTTGTCATGATGTTAAATCATAAAGATGTAGACAAATACGATTTAAGTTCTATTAGAATTTGTACAATCGGGGGATCTAATGTTGAACCACGATTATGTAATATACTCTCAGAAAAATTCCCGGAAGCTACATTATTTAATCTCTATGGATTAAGTGAGAGCTCAGGGGCTTGTGTATTAACGAAAACAACTGACCCAATGGAAAAGGTTCAACAAAGTATAGGTGTTCCAATAGGAGATTTTAAAGTAAAGGTTGTTGATGTTAATAAGGAAGAATTGCCAGTTGGTGATGTGGGGGAATTAGCGTTTAAAGGAGAATGCATTGCTAACGGATACTTTGGATTAGAAAAGGAATCGATGGAAACTTTCAGTGATGAGTGGCTGTATACAGGTGATATGGGATCTGTCGATGAAGAAGGATACATTTATTTTAAGGGAAGACAAAAGGAAGTATATATTCAGGGCGGATATAACGTTTACCCCGTTGAAGTTGAAAATATTTTAGCAACTCATCCTAAAGTTGCAATTGTTGCAGGTATTGGTGTCCCAGATTCCTTCTTCGGAGAAGTTGGTCGTTTTTATATCATAACAATACCAGGTGCGTCCGTAACAGAAGAGGAACTCAAACTATTTTGTCGGCAGCATATAGCTGATTATAAAGTACCGAAGCAATTTGAAATAGTGACTGAATTACCACTTACACCAGCAGGTAAAGTTCAAAAAGCCCTTCTTAAACAACAATATTTACAAGAAAGTGAAGGAGTATAA
- a CDS encoding zinc-dependent alcohol dehydrogenase: MDRKMKAAVLKGAKQLEIQMVEIPEIGPKDVLLKIKAVGICGSDMHSYREGLYSFPNQIMGHEFCGEVVEVGKDVTDISVSDRATGFTVSYCGECYYCQKKDFRMCPQLFENFSGYGKPGAMAEYLRIENAQLDVNLFKIPDHLSDEVAATAEPLGTAIYTMLRTKPTKEDKVVIIGAGLIGNLITQVMKTVPVSKVIVTEVSKQRLETVKEMGADVVIDVTSTENLLAAVQEHTGIGKHHFGEGGMADIVIDAAAAPGTLNQSLDFVRSKGTVGLVGIPEKNPEVNSARIIHKDIRVVGILGSIIPKGLEYLAKGLVKTELLITHRFSLDEAVEAFETLESDPTAVKVMIKP, encoded by the coding sequence ATGGATAGAAAAATGAAGGCGGCCGTGCTGAAGGGTGCAAAACAATTAGAAATTCAAATGGTTGAAATTCCTGAAATAGGCCCTAAAGATGTTTTATTAAAAATAAAGGCCGTAGGAATTTGCGGTTCAGATATGCACAGTTATCGAGAAGGGTTATACTCATTTCCGAATCAAATTATGGGGCATGAATTTTGTGGAGAAGTTGTAGAAGTGGGAAAAGATGTTACAGATATTTCTGTTAGTGATAGAGCTACTGGTTTCACAGTTTCCTATTGTGGTGAGTGTTACTACTGTCAAAAAAAAGACTTTCGAATGTGTCCACAGTTATTTGAGAATTTTAGCGGATACGGTAAACCAGGTGCAATGGCCGAGTATCTACGTATAGAAAATGCACAACTTGATGTTAATCTATTTAAGATACCTGACCATTTAAGTGATGAGGTTGCTGCAACGGCTGAGCCTTTAGGCACAGCCATTTACACCATGCTTAGGACAAAACCAACAAAGGAGGATAAGGTAGTCATCATTGGAGCTGGTCTTATCGGTAATTTAATAACACAAGTAATGAAAACGGTTCCAGTTTCAAAAGTAATTGTGACAGAAGTATCAAAACAAAGGTTAGAGACGGTTAAAGAGATGGGTGCAGATGTAGTTATTGATGTCACTTCTACTGAAAACTTGTTAGCTGCTGTTCAAGAACATACTGGCATCGGAAAGCACCATTTTGGCGAAGGTGGTATGGCAGATATAGTAATTGATGCTGCTGCAGCTCCTGGTACATTGAATCAATCGCTTGATTTTGTAAGGAGTAAGGGGACAGTGGGTTTAGTTGGAATTCCAGAGAAAAACCCAGAAGTGAACTCTGCAAGAATTATTCATAAAGATATACGTGTAGTTGGAATATTAGGTTCGATTATTCCAAAGGGACTTGAGTACTTAGCAAAAGGTTTAGTTAAAACAGAACTATTAATCACCCACCGATTTTCACTAGATGAAGCGGTAGAAGCGTTTGAAACATTGGAGTCAGATCCGACGGCCGTAAAGGTGATGATTAAACCCTAG
- a CDS encoding DUF169 domain-containing protein has product MDKNYEEYDWKTIVDELYQYLRLKTNPIGMKMFEKKEEMEAIHKIRRPSQIHTADQIVAQAARLGWTVGITAEDLVGPQCQVVLGLSPRDKKWLAGKEMSGVWFESEEDSSHHQHAMTVVPYGQYEAMAVSPLAVNRLNSPDICLIYATPGQMILFINGLQWNQYEKFDWSVVGESSCADSWGRALATGKPSLSIPCYAERRYGGVLDDELLIALPPQDLIKALEGLKHLHRNGLRYPIPQYGIQMDARSGLQVSYGKEK; this is encoded by the coding sequence ATGGACAAAAACTATGAGGAATATGATTGGAAGACGATCGTTGATGAGTTATATCAGTATTTACGGCTTAAAACGAACCCTATTGGAATGAAGATGTTTGAGAAAAAGGAAGAGATGGAAGCGATACACAAAATTCGCCGTCCAAGCCAAATTCATACTGCCGATCAAATTGTTGCGCAAGCAGCCAGGTTAGGATGGACGGTAGGGATAACAGCTGAAGACCTCGTTGGACCGCAATGTCAAGTTGTCCTTGGATTATCTCCTCGCGATAAAAAATGGCTTGCTGGTAAAGAAATGTCTGGTGTTTGGTTTGAAAGTGAAGAAGATTCTTCTCATCATCAGCATGCGATGACTGTCGTTCCTTATGGGCAATATGAGGCAATGGCTGTTTCCCCTTTGGCAGTAAATCGATTGAATTCACCTGACATTTGTTTAATCTATGCCACACCAGGCCAAATGATTTTGTTCATAAACGGCTTACAATGGAATCAGTATGAGAAATTTGATTGGAGTGTTGTTGGAGAATCTTCTTGTGCAGATTCGTGGGGACGTGCACTAGCTACAGGCAAGCCTAGTTTATCTATTCCGTGTTATGCAGAACGTCGATATGGAGGAGTACTGGATGATGAGTTGTTAATTGCTTTACCACCACAAGACTTAATAAAAGCTTTAGAAGGGCTAAAACATCTCCATCGAAATGGCCTGCGTTACCCAATTCCACAATATGGAATTCAAATGGATGCTCGTTCAGGTCTTCAAGTTAGTTATGGTAAAGAAAAATAG